A genome region from Pseudomonas sp. N3-W includes the following:
- a CDS encoding slipin family protein, which produces MGLQVGFAALLLLVIALAGSTFRILREYERGVVFQLGRFWQVKGPGLILLIPVVQQMVRVDLRTIVLDVPPQDVITRDNVSVKVNAVLYFRVLDPQKAIIQVEDFLMATSQLAQTTLRAVLGKHELDELLAERERLNIDIQQVLDAQTDTWGIKVANVEIKHVDLNESMVRAIAKQAEAERERRAKVIHAEGELQASEKLMQAAEMLGRQPGAMQLRYMQTLTSIAGDKSSTIVFPLPIELLKGMADLSSKP; this is translated from the coding sequence ATGGGTCTGCAAGTGGGTTTTGCCGCGCTGCTGCTGTTGGTGATCGCACTGGCGGGGTCGACCTTTCGCATCCTGCGCGAATACGAGCGTGGCGTGGTGTTCCAGCTCGGGCGCTTCTGGCAGGTCAAGGGCCCCGGCCTGATCCTGCTGATTCCGGTGGTGCAGCAAATGGTCCGGGTCGACCTGCGCACCATCGTCCTCGACGTACCGCCGCAGGACGTCATCACCCGTGACAACGTGTCGGTAAAGGTCAACGCCGTGTTGTACTTTCGCGTCCTCGATCCGCAAAAGGCGATCATCCAGGTCGAAGACTTTCTGATGGCCACCAGTCAACTGGCGCAAACCACATTGCGCGCGGTGCTCGGCAAACATGAACTGGATGAACTGCTGGCTGAGCGCGAGCGGCTGAACATCGACATCCAGCAAGTCCTCGATGCCCAGACCGACACCTGGGGCATCAAGGTCGCCAACGTCGAAATCAAGCATGTGGACCTCAATGAATCGATGGTCCGCGCCATCGCCAAGCAGGCCGAGGCCGAACGGGAACGCCGGGCCAAGGTGATCCACGCCGAGGGTGAATTGCAGGCCTCGGAAAAGCTGATGCAGGCGGCTGAAATGCTCGGTCGGCAACCGGGGGCAATGCAACTGCGGTACATGCAGACGCTGACGTCGATTGCCGGGGACAAGAGTTCGACGATTGTCTTTCCGTTGCCGATTGAATTGCTCAAGGGGATGGCGGATTTGTCGTCAAAACCTTGA
- a CDS encoding NfeD family protein gives MNTRWYAVALLMIMSGAAFAADNVVLLVPSPIGLWLVLFGISFLVVEVTVPNYGVIGLGGIVMFVIGAVIMTNADVPVPLMIGLGLISALLLIFLLIRALKTRPRRVVSGDAGLLGSITPITGLQADNACNGWVHLQGENWQVSSATPLQPGQTVRVTGRKGLLLQVAAADAAPVGE, from the coding sequence GTGAACACTCGCTGGTATGCGGTAGCGCTGTTGATGATCATGAGCGGAGCAGCTTTCGCCGCGGACAACGTCGTCCTGCTGGTGCCCAGCCCCATCGGCCTTTGGCTGGTGCTGTTCGGCATCTCGTTTCTGGTGGTCGAAGTCACGGTGCCCAATTACGGGGTGATCGGTTTGGGCGGCATTGTGATGTTTGTCATCGGCGCGGTAATCATGACCAACGCCGACGTCCCGGTGCCATTGATGATCGGCCTGGGACTGATCAGCGCCCTGTTACTGATTTTTCTGCTGATACGCGCCCTGAAAACCCGACCACGTCGGGTTGTCAGCGGCGACGCCGGCCTGCTCGGCAGCATCACCCCGATCACCGGGCTACAGGCCGACAATGCCTGCAACGGCTGGGTGCACTTGCAGGGTGAAAACTGGCAAGTGTCCAGTGCCACACCACTGCAACCGGGGCAAACTGTTCGGGTGACGGGACGTAAAGGTTTATTGCTGCAAGTGGCCGCAGCTGATGCGGCGCCAGTTGGAGAATAA
- a CDS encoding aminoacyl-tRNA deacylase produces MRMARTVQTSLDKAGCEYDVVTHPHSASSLETARVAGIPAERVAKSVILDDHHGHYLMAVLPASRHLDLSKVRGSSEWQITRESTLAHLFNDCERGAVPALGEFYGLDMVIDPLLTRQKDIYVEAGNHNNLVHMSMPQYLKMVPHAQVCELSH; encoded by the coding sequence ATGCGTATGGCAAGAACTGTGCAGACCAGCCTGGACAAGGCCGGTTGCGAATATGACGTCGTCACCCACCCGCACTCGGCCAGCAGCCTCGAAACGGCGCGAGTTGCGGGCATTCCTGCCGAGCGGGTGGCCAAGTCGGTGATCCTCGACGATCATCACGGTCACTACCTGATGGCCGTGCTGCCTGCCAGCCGTCACCTGGACCTGAGCAAAGTGCGCGGCAGCAGCGAATGGCAAATCACCCGGGAAAGCACCCTGGCGCATCTGTTCAACGATTGCGAACGCGGAGCGGTTCCGGCCCTGGGTGAGTTTTACGGCCTGGACATGGTCATCGACCCACTGCTGACCCGCCAGAAAGACATCTACGTCGAAGCCGGCAACCACAACAACCTGGTGCACATGAGCATGCCGCAGTACCTGAAAATGGTGCCGCATGCGCAGGTGTGTGAGTTGAGTCATTAG
- a CDS encoding DUF2789 domain-containing protein — translation MQSPSHSLPSLFKQLGLPDDPVSIDQFIATHSPLKPELHLADAFFWTQSQADFLRDEILDDADWAEVVDQLDVLLRKGRGV, via the coding sequence ATGCAATCCCCCTCCCACAGCCTGCCATCGCTGTTCAAACAACTTGGCCTGCCCGACGACCCGGTCAGCATCGACCAATTCATCGCCACCCATTCCCCCCTCAAACCCGAACTGCACCTGGCTGATGCGTTCTTCTGGACCCAAAGCCAGGCGGATTTTTTACGCGACGAAATTCTGGATGATGCGGATTGGGCGGAGGTGGTGGATCAGCTGGATGTGTTGCTGAGGAAAGGGCGGGGAGTGTGA
- a CDS encoding MarR family winged helix-turn-helix transcriptional regulator, with the protein MNISSAMVVAARHWRKICQTTLVNYGISEACAVPLLMIGRLGEGVRQVTVAHAAGMESPSLVRLLDQLCHAGYVCRTEDAHDRRAKCLSLTDTGRELVQAVEVELVRLRHEVLEGIDQSDLEATLRVLRAFEAANSPSVVNP; encoded by the coding sequence ATGAACATCAGCAGTGCCATGGTGGTGGCCGCCAGGCATTGGCGCAAAATCTGCCAGACCACGCTGGTCAACTATGGAATCTCCGAAGCCTGTGCCGTCCCGTTGTTGATGATCGGGCGTCTGGGGGAGGGTGTGCGGCAGGTGACGGTGGCGCACGCCGCCGGGATGGAGAGTCCGTCGCTGGTGCGGCTGCTCGATCAGCTGTGTCACGCCGGCTACGTCTGCCGTACCGAAGACGCCCATGACCGGCGCGCCAAGTGCCTGAGCCTGACCGATACCGGTCGCGAGCTGGTGCAAGCGGTGGAGGTCGAGTTGGTGCGGCTGCGTCATGAGGTGCTCGAAGGCATCGACCAAAGCGATCTGGAAGCTACGCTGCGGGTATTGCGAGCCTTTGAAGCGGCCAATTCGCCGTCGGTGGTCAACCCTTGA
- a CDS encoding FUSC family protein, protein MNGFFTGMPPARDWFYGVRTFAASMIALYIAMLMQMPRPYWAMATVYIVSSPFVGPTSSKALYRAVGTFMGAAAAVFFVPMFVQSPYILVVVIALWTGTLLFLSLHLRTANNYALMLAGYTLPLIALPVLDNPLAVWDIAEARTEEIFLGIAVAAVVGAMFFPRRLAPVFNDSVNKWFTDASTYSQRFISRNVQPDEVSALRAAMVTTFNSLELMIGQLPHEGARPQTVRNTKELRGRMIHLLPVVDALDDALYALERRTPELVDKFAPLLVATTEWLEHKDADLDRWQALKDQLEALQPSAEALEDRKQLLFSNALYRLGEWIDLWQDCRSLQYAIQCESQDNWRAVYRHWRLGRLTPFLDRGLMLYSAASTVSAIIVASVLWILLGWTDGGSAVILAAVACSFFASMDDPAPQIYRFFFWTAMSVLFASLYLFLVLPNLHDFPMLVLAFAVPFICIGTLTVKPQFYLGMLLTLVNTSSFISIQGAYDADFLSFANSNLAGPMGLLFAFIWTLIARPFGAELAAKRLTRFSWRDIVSLTEPATLSEHRQLGVQMLDRLMQHLPRLMITNQDSGIALREVRVALNLLDLLAYTPRILGVPHVLLRQVVAEVGEYFKACLKAGERLQAPSPLLMTMDRTRRALSGAGDDETRRHLLHALAGLRLALLPGVEFVGGGEFEEPLPQGAPL, encoded by the coding sequence TTGAACGGATTTTTTACCGGTATGCCCCCGGCGCGGGACTGGTTTTACGGCGTGCGCACCTTCGCGGCGTCGATGATCGCGCTGTACATCGCCATGCTCATGCAGATGCCACGTCCGTACTGGGCGATGGCCACGGTGTACATCGTTTCCAGCCCGTTTGTCGGCCCCACCAGTTCCAAGGCGCTGTACCGCGCAGTCGGCACGTTCATGGGCGCGGCAGCGGCGGTGTTTTTCGTGCCGATGTTTGTCCAGAGCCCTTACATCCTGGTGGTGGTGATCGCCTTGTGGACCGGAACCTTGCTGTTCCTGTCCCTGCACCTGCGCACCGCCAACAACTATGCCTTGATGCTTGCCGGTTACACCCTGCCGCTGATTGCCCTGCCGGTGCTGGATAACCCGCTGGCGGTGTGGGATATCGCCGAGGCGCGGACCGAAGAAATTTTCCTCGGCATCGCCGTTGCGGCGGTGGTCGGGGCGATGTTCTTTCCACGGCGGCTGGCGCCGGTGTTCAACGATTCGGTGAATAAATGGTTTACCGATGCTTCGACCTACAGCCAGCGGTTTATCAGCCGCAACGTGCAGCCCGATGAAGTCAGCGCCCTGCGCGCGGCCATGGTGACGACCTTCAACAGTCTGGAATTGATGATCGGTCAGTTGCCCCATGAGGGCGCCCGGCCGCAGACGGTGCGCAACACCAAGGAACTGCGCGGGCGGATGATTCATCTGCTGCCGGTGGTCGACGCCCTGGACGATGCGCTCTACGCCCTCGAACGCCGCACGCCGGAGCTGGTGGACAAGTTCGCGCCGTTGCTGGTCGCGACCACCGAGTGGCTGGAGCACAAAGACGCCGACCTTGACCGCTGGCAAGCGCTGAAAGATCAGCTCGAAGCCCTGCAACCGAGTGCCGAAGCGCTGGAGGATCGCAAGCAGTTGCTGTTTTCCAACGCCCTGTATCGCCTCGGCGAGTGGATCGATTTGTGGCAGGACTGCCGCAGCCTGCAATACGCCATCCAGTGCGAGAGCCAGGACAATTGGCGCGCGGTTTATCGGCATTGGCGCCTGGGTCGCCTGACACCATTTCTCGACCGTGGGCTGATGCTCTATTCGGCAGCGTCCACGGTCAGCGCGATCATCGTCGCCTCGGTGCTGTGGATTCTGCTCGGCTGGACCGACGGCGGCAGCGCGGTGATTCTGGCGGCAGTGGCGTGCAGTTTCTTCGCCTCGATGGACGACCCGGCGCCGCAGATCTACCGGTTCTTTTTCTGGACGGCGATGTCGGTGCTGTTTGCCAGCCTCTACCTGTTTCTGGTGCTGCCGAACCTGCATGACTTTCCGATGCTGGTGCTGGCGTTCGCCGTGCCGTTCATTTGCATCGGCACGCTGACGGTCAAGCCGCAGTTTTACCTCGGGATGCTGCTGACGCTGGTGAACACCTCGTCGTTCATCAGCATTCAGGGCGCCTACGACGCGGATTTCCTCAGCTTCGCCAACTCCAACCTGGCCGGCCCCATGGGTTTGCTGTTTGCCTTTATCTGGACCCTGATTGCCCGTCCGTTCGGCGCTGAACTGGCGGCCAAGCGTCTGACGCGTTTCAGCTGGCGCGACATCGTCAGCCTCACCGAGCCGGCTACGCTGTCGGAGCATCGGCAACTGGGCGTGCAAATGCTTGATCGGCTGATGCAGCATCTGCCACGCCTGATGATCACCAATCAGGACTCCGGCATTGCCCTGCGCGAAGTGCGGGTGGCGCTGAATCTGCTGGATCTGCTGGCCTACACGCCGCGCATCCTCGGGGTGCCACACGTGCTGCTGCGCCAGGTGGTGGCGGAGGTGGGCGAGTACTTCAAGGCATGCCTGAAGGCCGGCGAGCGGTTGCAGGCGCCAAGCCCATTGTTGATGACCATGGACCGGACTCGCCGCGCCCTCAGTGGCGCCGGTGATGATGAAACCCGTCGGCACCTTCTGCACGCCTTGGCCGGTCTGCGCCTGGCACTGCTGCCGGGTGTTGAATTCGTCGGCGGTGGCGAGTTCGAAGAACCGCTGCCCCAAGGAGCGCCATTATGA
- a CDS encoding DUF1656 domain-containing protein: protein MIGDLDISGVFLPTLLVLMGITYVFYLLVHGVLTRLHFYRLVWHRALFNVALYALLLGAVDSLSRYLMT from the coding sequence ATGATCGGTGATCTGGATATCAGCGGGGTGTTCCTGCCCACGCTGCTGGTGCTGATGGGCATCACGTATGTGTTTTACCTGTTGGTGCACGGGGTGCTCACGCGCCTGCACTTTTACCGTCTGGTCTGGCACCGGGCATTGTTCAACGTGGCTCTCTACGCTTTGCTGCTCGGCGCCGTGGACTCACTCAGTCGATACCTGATGACATGA
- a CDS encoding efflux RND transporter periplasmic adaptor subunit: MKKPFLTIGRVVLTLLIVTFAVVVVWRMVMYYMFAPWTRDGHIRADIVQIAPDVSGLIQQVQVRDNQLVTRGQVLFSIDQDRFNLALRQAKAAVADREETLAQAQREAKRNRGLGNLVPAEQLEESQSKVARAQSALAEALVTVDSAQLNLDRSVIRSPVDGYINDRAPRAQEFVTAGRPVLSVVDSNSFHIDGYFEETKLDGIHVGQGVDIRVIGDRARLHGHVESIVAGIEDRDRTSGSNLLPNVNPAFSWVRLAQRIPVRIAFDDVPEDFRMIAGRTATVSIIGDERHDDQQQEPAK, translated from the coding sequence ATGAAAAAACCCTTTTTGACTATTGGTCGCGTGGTATTGACCCTGCTGATCGTGACTTTTGCCGTTGTCGTGGTCTGGCGCATGGTGATGTATTACATGTTCGCACCCTGGACCCGGGACGGGCACATTCGCGCCGACATCGTGCAGATCGCCCCGGACGTTTCCGGGCTGATCCAGCAAGTGCAAGTGCGTGACAACCAGCTGGTGACACGCGGTCAGGTGCTGTTCAGCATCGACCAGGACCGTTTCAATCTGGCACTGCGCCAGGCCAAGGCCGCCGTTGCTGACCGCGAAGAAACCCTGGCTCAGGCCCAGCGCGAAGCCAAGCGTAACCGTGGCCTGGGCAACCTGGTACCGGCCGAGCAACTGGAAGAAAGCCAGTCGAAAGTCGCCCGCGCACAATCTGCCCTGGCCGAAGCGCTGGTGACGGTGGACAGCGCCCAGCTCAACCTCGACCGCTCGGTGATCCGCAGCCCGGTGGACGGCTACATCAACGACCGGGCGCCGCGTGCGCAGGAATTCGTCACCGCCGGACGTCCGGTGCTGTCGGTGGTGGACAGCAATTCATTCCACATCGACGGTTATTTCGAAGAAACCAAGCTGGACGGCATTCATGTCGGCCAAGGCGTGGATATTCGGGTAATCGGCGACCGCGCCCGGCTGCACGGTCATGTCGAAAGCATTGTCGCCGGTATCGAAGACCGTGACCGCACCAGCGGCAGCAACTTGCTGCCCAACGTCAATCCGGCGTTCAGCTGGGTACGGCTGGCGCAGCGTATTCCGGTGCGCATCGCCTTTGACGACGTGCCTGAAGATTTCCGCATGATCGCCGGGCGTACGGCCACGGTGTCGATCATCGGTGACGAGCGTCATGACGACCAGCAGCAGGAGCCCGCTAAATGA
- a CDS encoding efflux transporter outer membrane subunit, with amino-acid sequence MSKASGLAVAGLGLLLSACQVVGPDYHLPKEAAVNRDDLQGELTVNGKSVVSAPVPSDWWRLYQDPRLDLLVQQAMASNTDLRVAAANLSRARTQVEEAQAAGGWSGGVKMGAQRLQESGEAYLLTEKVPVANVGDIGITTSYQFDLFGTLQRGIEAAKANADATQAASDTARITLVADVVRSYTQICAANEEREIAQHSLDLQSQSTTLTQRLRDAGRGDETQVTRSQTQFKSLRADMPRYEAARQAGLFRLSMLLAKPVDQLPAGTRDCAELPKIAQLLPVGDGATLLKRRPDVRQAERRLAAATAGIGVATGELYPDISIGATVGTVGILEDLGKPQTNRWGFGPLLSWTVPSNGSRARIREAEATTQGALAHFDGVVLNAIRETQTGLAQYTALLQRRDALADAGQSAQLAAEQTHRFYQAGRASFLADLQATRTYTDVLAQLASANTQVAMSQIDLFLALGGGWESGRTQASNPGKP; translated from the coding sequence ATGAGCAAGGCCTCGGGTTTGGCGGTCGCCGGATTGGGACTTTTGCTGTCGGCGTGTCAGGTGGTCGGGCCCGATTATCACCTGCCCAAAGAAGCAGCGGTCAACCGTGACGACTTGCAGGGCGAGCTGACGGTGAACGGCAAGAGTGTCGTTTCGGCGCCTGTGCCGAGCGACTGGTGGCGCCTGTACCAAGACCCGCGCCTGGACCTGCTGGTGCAGCAGGCCATGGCTTCCAACACCGATCTGCGCGTGGCGGCGGCGAATCTGTCTCGCGCCCGCACGCAGGTCGAGGAAGCCCAGGCGGCGGGCGGCTGGAGCGGCGGCGTGAAAATGGGCGCCCAGCGTTTGCAGGAATCCGGCGAAGCGTATTTGCTGACTGAAAAAGTGCCAGTGGCCAACGTCGGCGACATCGGCATCACCACCTCGTATCAGTTCGACCTGTTCGGTACTTTGCAGCGTGGCATCGAAGCGGCCAAGGCCAATGCCGATGCGACCCAGGCGGCGTCCGACACGGCGCGAATCACTCTGGTGGCCGACGTGGTGCGGTCTTACACGCAAATCTGTGCGGCCAATGAAGAGCGGGAAATCGCCCAGCACTCGCTCGATCTGCAATCGCAAAGCACCACCCTGACCCAGCGTCTGCGGGACGCCGGGCGTGGCGACGAAACCCAGGTCACTCGCTCGCAAACCCAATTCAAATCCTTGCGCGCCGACATGCCGCGTTATGAGGCTGCGCGTCAGGCCGGGTTGTTCCGGCTGTCGATGCTGCTGGCCAAACCGGTCGATCAATTGCCGGCGGGCACCCGTGATTGCGCCGAATTGCCGAAAATCGCTCAATTGTTGCCGGTGGGTGACGGCGCAACCTTGCTCAAGCGCCGGCCTGACGTGCGTCAGGCCGAACGTCGGCTGGCCGCCGCGACCGCTGGTATCGGCGTCGCTACCGGTGAGTTGTACCCGGACATCAGCATCGGCGCGACCGTCGGTACCGTCGGTATTCTGGAAGACCTCGGCAAGCCACAGACCAACCGCTGGGGCTTTGGTCCGTTGCTGAGCTGGACCGTGCCATCCAACGGCTCCAGGGCGCGTATCCGCGAAGCCGAAGCGACGACCCAGGGTGCGCTGGCGCATTTTGACGGCGTGGTGCTGAACGCCATCCGTGAAACCCAGACCGGCCTGGCGCAATACACCGCGCTGCTGCAACGTCGCGATGCCTTGGCCGATGCCGGCCAGTCGGCGCAACTGGCGGCCGAGCAGACGCACCGCTTCTATCAGGCCGGTCGCGCCTCGTTCCTGGCGGACCTGCAAGCGACCCGCACCTACACCGATGTGCTCGCGCAACTGGCCTCGGCCAATACCCAGGTCGCCATGAGCCAGATCGATTTGTTCCTGGCGCTGGGCGGTGGGTGGGAAAGCGGACGAACGCAAGCCTCGAACCCCGGCAAACCCTGA
- a CDS encoding NADH:ubiquinone oxidoreductase subunit N, which produces MKNPYAPGFWCAIAALVLLSATYFYGIMLAHQIDKALVFLDSASALIAVLSIVVVAWASFQGQRIKKRHSEQGKTLVLIWDTKVALRRVETVFDRYFWGSYWQPGRTFQEVMGELTGTPLEKSLEALKTQCLALDKQVTEEGWHWLNNARELSDVAAAMARERYQLDFCDPRSESPSGTAVINRDFEVLVYTWTARLKSFDHQLDEIEHEYS; this is translated from the coding sequence ATGAAAAACCCTTATGCTCCCGGCTTCTGGTGCGCTATTGCGGCATTGGTTTTGCTGTCGGCCACCTACTTCTACGGCATCATGCTGGCCCACCAGATTGACAAGGCGCTGGTATTTCTCGACAGCGCATCGGCGCTGATTGCCGTGTTGTCCATCGTCGTGGTGGCCTGGGCTTCCTTTCAGGGGCAGCGCATCAAGAAAAGACATTCCGAACAAGGCAAGACCCTGGTGCTGATCTGGGACACCAAGGTTGCCCTGCGCCGGGTCGAAACCGTGTTCGACCGCTATTTCTGGGGCAGCTACTGGCAACCGGGGCGCACGTTTCAGGAAGTCATGGGCGAACTCACCGGCACGCCGCTGGAAAAAAGCCTCGAAGCCTTGAAAACCCAGTGCCTGGCGCTGGACAAGCAAGTGACCGAAGAGGGCTGGCACTGGCTCAACAATGCCCGCGAATTGTCCGACGTGGCGGCCGCCATGGCCCGCGAGCGGTATCAGCTGGATTTTTGTGATCCGCGTTCCGAATCGCCGAGCGGGACGGCGGTGATCAATCGCGATTTCGAGGTGCTGGTGTATACGTGGACGGCGCGGCTGAAGAGTTTTGATCATCAGCTCGATGAGATTGAGCACGAATACTCCTGA
- a CDS encoding YdgA family protein: MNKSAGVLLGIVVAIGAISAGGAWYTGTKLEGVLNTALVDANKELTAAMVGSNGTASVELVSLERGVFSSTAHYRLKGDGELFGGEPVELLFVDHIEHGPLPASRLFSLKWLPVMATSHYELEKTPLTEKWFAATKDASPLKGVVNIGYDQSTNGTLELLPLEMALDDKSSVKFSGLNLDVAATAQAQKLKADGYMDSLKLTTVSQDQAPVQIELNGLTLASNLAKSTYGYYTGDNTVELTSSKTTFGPKQQVLGLNKLEIKNQTEESGTSASGRADYKVGEVTFNGKTLGSAQMAMSLKNLDIPSTMSLMQIYQTKLQPYEKAAAEAAAAGQPAPELNLTPQENAQVKAGLEKLLAGGPQFALENLSFTTANGESRANLVLDLTKPSNMDLPPDQLVRQLIALLDINLQVSKPMLIDLLSVQAQMDGQTDAKTIVDQATATSDMFSTMATGTQLATLDGTNVVSKLHYANNQVEFNGQKMTVEQFVGFVMGKLGGAGVVQ; encoded by the coding sequence ATGAATAAATCAGCAGGCGTGCTTCTTGGAATCGTCGTCGCCATCGGTGCAATCAGCGCCGGCGGCGCCTGGTACACCGGCACCAAACTTGAAGGCGTGTTGAATACCGCCCTCGTCGATGCCAACAAGGAGCTCACCGCTGCGATGGTCGGTTCCAACGGCACGGCGTCTGTCGAATTGGTATCGCTGGAGCGCGGCGTGTTCAGCAGCACCGCGCATTACCGCCTCAAGGGTGATGGCGAGTTGTTCGGTGGCGAGCCGGTCGAGTTGCTGTTCGTCGACCACATCGAACACGGTCCGCTGCCGGCTTCGCGCCTGTTCTCGCTGAAATGGCTGCCGGTCATGGCCACCAGTCACTACGAACTGGAAAAGACCCCGCTGACCGAAAAATGGTTTGCCGCCACCAAGGATGCGTCGCCGCTTAAAGGCGTGGTCAACATCGGTTACGACCAGTCCACCAACGGCACCCTTGAATTGTTGCCACTGGAAATGGCGCTGGACGATAAATCCAGCGTGAAATTTTCTGGCCTGAACCTGGACGTCGCGGCCACTGCCCAGGCCCAGAAGCTCAAGGCTGACGGTTACATGGACAGCCTCAAGCTGACCACCGTGTCGCAAGATCAGGCACCGGTGCAGATCGAGCTGAACGGCCTGACCCTGGCCAGCAACCTGGCCAAAAGCACCTACGGCTACTACACCGGCGACAACACAGTGGAGCTGACCAGCAGCAAGACCACGTTCGGTCCCAAGCAACAAGTGCTGGGCCTGAACAAGCTGGAAATCAAGAACCAGACCGAAGAATCGGGCACCAGCGCTTCCGGGCGTGCCGATTACAAGGTCGGTGAAGTGACGTTCAACGGCAAGACGCTGGGTTCTGCACAGATGGCCATGAGCCTGAAGAACCTCGACATTCCGTCGACCATGTCGCTGATGCAGATCTACCAGACCAAGCTGCAGCCGTATGAGAAGGCGGCTGCCGAAGCGGCCGCTGCCGGTCAACCGGCGCCGGAGTTGAACCTGACGCCGCAAGAGAACGCACAGGTCAAGGCCGGTCTTGAGAAGCTGCTGGCTGGCGGCCCGCAATTTGCGCTGGAGAACTTGTCGTTCACCACCGCCAACGGTGAAAGCCGCGCCAACCTGGTGCTGGACCTGACCAAACCGTCCAACATGGACCTGCCGCCGGATCAGTTGGTGCGTCAGTTGATCGCGCTGCTGGACATCAATCTGCAAGTGTCCAAGCCGATGCTGATTGACCTGCTCAGTGTGCAGGCGCAAATGGACGGCCAGACTGACGCCAAGACCATCGTCGACCAGGCAACGGCCACCAGCGACATGTTCAGCACCATGGCAACGGGCACCCAATTGGCCACGCTGGACGGCACCAATGTCGTCAGCAAGCTGCATTACGCCAACAATCAGGTCGAGTTCAACGGCCAGAAAATGACCGTCGAACAATTTGTCGGTTTTGTGATGGGCAAACTGGGTGGGGCTGGCGTCGTTCAGTAA